A genomic segment from Bradyrhizobium sp. CB1015 encodes:
- a CDS encoding Maf-like protein, with translation MLGRPKFVLASGSPRRLSLLNQAGIEPDALRPADVDETPKRGELPRACANRLARAKADAALKSVQLDDELRGAFILSADTVVAVGRRILPKANLVDEAAQCLRLLSGRNHRVYTAICLVTPREAFRQRLVETRVRFKRLSEDDIQAYIGSGEWRGKAGGYAVQGIAGSFVVKMVGSYTNVVGLPLYETTTLLGGEGFPIRFGWLNSTAV, from the coding sequence ATGCTCGGCCGCCCCAAATTCGTACTTGCCTCCGGTTCGCCGCGTCGGCTGTCGCTGCTCAACCAGGCCGGCATCGAGCCGGATGCGCTCCGCCCGGCCGACGTCGACGAGACGCCGAAGCGGGGCGAACTCCCGCGCGCCTGCGCCAACCGGCTGGCCAGGGCCAAGGCCGATGCGGCGCTGAAATCGGTGCAGCTCGACGACGAGCTGAGGGGCGCCTTCATCCTGTCCGCCGACACGGTGGTGGCGGTCGGCCGCCGCATCCTGCCCAAGGCCAATCTCGTGGACGAGGCCGCGCAGTGCCTGCGGCTGCTGTCGGGCCGCAACCACCGGGTCTACACCGCGATCTGTCTCGTCACGCCGCGCGAAGCCTTTCGCCAGCGCCTGGTCGAGACCCGCGTGCGCTTCAAGCGTCTCTCCGAGGACGACATCCAGGCCTATATCGGCTCCGGCGAATGGCGCGGCAAAGCCGGCGGCTATGCCGTGCAGGGCATCGCCGGATCCTTCGTGGTCAAGATGGTGGGGTCCTACACCAACGTCGTCGGCCTGCCGCTCTACGAGACCACGACACTGCTGGGCGGCGAGGGTTTCCCGATCCGTTTCGGCTGGCTCAACTCCACCGCGGTGTGA
- the yacG gene encoding DNA gyrase inhibitor YacG, giving the protein MDDQVTKPTGPLRTCPICGKPQTQATRPFCSSRCRDVDLNRWLKGSYVIPGRHDETDDVE; this is encoded by the coding sequence ATGGACGACCAGGTCACCAAGCCCACCGGCCCGCTCAGAACCTGCCCGATCTGCGGCAAGCCGCAGACGCAGGCCACCCGTCCGTTCTGCTCCTCGCGCTGCCGCGACGTCGATCTGAACCGCTGGCTGAAGGGCTCCTACGTCATCCCCGGCCGCCACGACGAGACGGACGACGTCGAATAA